The Carnobacterium sp. 17-4 genome has a window encoding:
- a CDS encoding helix-turn-helix transcriptional regulator encodes MAKNLRLKAARAKNDLSQQQLADAVNVTRQTISAIERGDYNPTINLCREICKKLDLTLNDLFWEE; translated from the coding sequence ATGGCTAAGAATTTAAGATTAAAGGCAGCACGAGCAAAGAATGATCTATCTCAACAGCAATTGGCAGATGCTGTCAATGTTACTCGACAGACCATCAGCGCTATTGAAAGAGGAGATTACAATCCGACAATCAATTTGTGCAGAGAGATTTGTAAAAAATTGGATTTAACTTTAAACGATTTATTTTGGGAGGAATAA
- a CDS encoding ABC transporter ATP-binding protein encodes MIKLEKIRKAYKADKEWIPVLKNVEMEVKQGDFLAIMGPSGSGKSTLLNLIGFVDRNYDGNYFLEGTIVTSKNDADLSKLRNQRVGFVFQQFNLIETLTIEENVELPLLYDGWNYRQTKDKVTELLGKLGIGDKGKKMPKQLSGGQQQRAAIARAIINNPDFILADEPTGALDTHTSRDIMNIFKQLNEEEGVTIILVTHDPKTVEYCNRIVRMQDGVLTEEVR; translated from the coding sequence ATGATTAAGCTAGAAAAAATCAGGAAAGCTTATAAAGCAGATAAAGAGTGGATTCCTGTATTGAAAAATGTCGAAATGGAGGTCAAACAAGGAGACTTTTTAGCGATTATGGGGCCATCTGGTTCAGGTAAATCTACTTTGCTGAATTTAATTGGATTTGTTGACCGTAATTATGATGGAAACTATTTTCTAGAAGGAACTATCGTTACGTCAAAAAATGATGCGGATCTATCTAAACTTAGAAATCAGCGAGTCGGTTTTGTATTCCAGCAATTCAATCTGATTGAGACATTGACGATTGAAGAAAACGTAGAGTTACCTTTGCTGTATGATGGATGGAACTATCGTCAAACTAAAGACAAAGTAACGGAACTCCTTGGAAAGCTGGGAATAGGTGATAAAGGTAAAAAAATGCCTAAACAATTATCAGGTGGGCAACAGCAGAGAGCTGCAATTGCTAGAGCTATTATCAATAATCCGGATTTCATCTTAGCAGATGAGCCCACTGGAGCGCTTGATACACATACATCCAGAGATATTATGAATATATTCAAACAGTTGAATGAAGAAGAAGGAGTTACTATTATTCTAGTCACGCATGATCCGAAGACTGTTGAATATTGTAACCGTATAGTCCGTATGCAAGATGGCGTATTGACTGAAGAAGTGAGGTGA
- a CDS encoding ABC transporter ATP-binding protein translates to MEFNVEISHLSKIIGKKKIIKDLSLNIKKGEVFGLLGPNGAGKTTTIRMIVGLIDITAGSVKICGHDVQNNHKEALENVGAIVENPEMYPFLSGLENLKYFSRMDLKSSTEKINELIEFVDLKSRINDKVKTYSLGMRQRLGIAQSLLNDPKVLILDEPTNGLDPAGIKELRQYVQTLAHEKGVTVIVSSHLLSEIELMCDRVAIIKEGELIAIENLKEKNEDKYYQFRVTPIDKAQELLFKEYQLPSEVIEGLLEFQLSISNLEIPEIVTLFVENNIAIYSIEPKENSLEDRFMNLTME, encoded by the coding sequence ATGGAATTTAATGTAGAAATAAGTCATTTAAGTAAAATCATCGGTAAAAAAAAGATCATTAAGGATTTATCTCTTAATATAAAAAAAGGAGAAGTATTTGGGCTTCTTGGACCTAATGGAGCTGGAAAAACGACAACTATTAGAATGATTGTTGGCCTAATCGACATAACTGCGGGTAGCGTAAAAATCTGTGGTCACGATGTGCAAAATAATCATAAAGAAGCATTAGAAAATGTTGGCGCAATAGTCGAAAATCCTGAAATGTATCCTTTTTTATCAGGATTAGAAAATTTAAAATACTTTAGTAGAATGGATCTAAAGAGCTCAACTGAAAAAATAAATGAACTCATAGAGTTTGTAGATTTAAAAAGTAGAATAAATGATAAAGTTAAAACCTATTCTTTAGGGATGAGACAACGGTTAGGTATCGCTCAATCTTTATTAAATGATCCGAAAGTTTTGATATTGGATGAACCAACTAATGGGCTAGATCCGGCAGGAATAAAAGAATTAAGACAATATGTTCAAACATTAGCTCATGAAAAAGGCGTAACTGTCATTGTATCGAGCCATTTGCTCAGTGAAATCGAATTAATGTGTGATCGAGTAGCGATTATTAAAGAAGGTGAATTAATAGCTATTGAAAACTTAAAAGAAAAGAATGAGGATAAATATTATCAATTCAGGGTAACTCCTATTGATAAGGCTCAGGAATTACTGTTTAAGGAATATCAATTACCTAGTGAAGTCATTGAAGGATTACTTGAATTCCAATTATCTATTTCAAATTTAGAAATTCCTGAAATAGTTACATTATTTGTTGAAAATAATATAGCTATTTACAGTATTGAACCAAAAGAGAATTCATTGGAAGATCGATTTATGAATCTGACAATGGAATAA
- a CDS encoding efflux RND transporter periplasmic adaptor subunit — translation MKAKDKKMPNRSFLKRIGERKGLLAVGIIVVLILIFFIVQFFQSSGVQIEAEEMYSVHIVREEDPILFEGMVKASEVHEEYYDPSKGVIAEILVEEGQEVEAETELFTYTNEENQRLLNEQNRQHNRLKERRSEAETELANAKNTLATANANIKKNNQNVQAPVETEENLDMNAEFEAAQTDLMEYESDKAEAEAIIESVEVSIRDLNDQMEDIEYEIENLRNAVTTTVTADFSGVVELNNTNAASLESSEQPIIRLLSKDVKVEASVSEYDYNKIKEESLVQISLMSSDKQVNGKINQISSLPMQADAEGSSSSRYQFTVIPEEPIQYGFSVQVGFSEGVIYLPQSAVIKEDGTKIVFVNVDGIVERREVEVREESNFYILDAGLEIDEELLLDPSPEIADGDEVMVMYD, via the coding sequence GTGAAAGCAAAAGACAAAAAAATGCCGAACCGTTCATTCTTGAAGCGGATTGGCGAAAGAAAAGGACTCCTCGCTGTCGGAATTATAGTGGTACTTATACTGATTTTCTTTATTGTTCAGTTCTTTCAGAGCTCTGGTGTGCAAATTGAAGCAGAGGAGATGTATTCAGTACATATTGTGAGAGAAGAAGATCCAATCTTGTTTGAGGGAATGGTAAAGGCTTCAGAGGTTCATGAAGAGTACTATGATCCGTCAAAAGGCGTGATCGCTGAAATTCTGGTGGAAGAGGGACAGGAAGTAGAAGCAGAAACGGAACTATTTACTTATACAAATGAAGAAAACCAACGATTGCTAAATGAACAGAATCGTCAACACAATCGACTAAAAGAACGTCGATCTGAAGCAGAAACAGAACTAGCAAATGCCAAAAATACGTTGGCTACGGCGAATGCAAACATAAAAAAAAACAATCAGAATGTGCAAGCGCCTGTTGAGACAGAAGAAAATTTAGATATGAATGCAGAATTTGAAGCTGCACAAACAGACCTGATGGAATATGAATCAGATAAAGCAGAAGCGGAAGCAATAATCGAAAGTGTTGAGGTGAGTATTCGAGATCTAAATGATCAAATGGAAGATATTGAGTATGAGATTGAAAACTTAAGAAATGCTGTCACGACAACCGTTACAGCAGATTTTTCAGGAGTCGTTGAACTGAACAATACGAATGCGGCAAGTCTAGAGTCTAGTGAACAGCCTATTATTCGCTTATTGTCTAAAGACGTAAAAGTCGAAGCGTCTGTTTCTGAATATGATTACAATAAAATAAAAGAAGAGAGCCTCGTGCAAATCAGTTTGATGAGCTCTGATAAGCAAGTGAACGGGAAAATCAATCAAATCAGTTCTCTACCTATGCAAGCTGATGCAGAAGGCTCTTCTTCTTCAAGATACCAATTTACAGTTATACCAGAAGAGCCTATTCAATATGGATTCTCTGTTCAAGTTGGTTTCAGTGAAGGTGTCATCTATCTGCCGCAGTCTGCTGTGATTAAAGAAGATGGAACTAAAATCGTCTTTGTAAATGTTGACGGAATCGTTGAACGGCGAGAAGTCGAAGTTCGAGAAGAGAGTAATTTCTATATTTTAGATGCTGGATTAGAGATAGACGAAGAATTACTGCTAGACCCAAGTCCCGAGATTGCTGATGGTGATGAAGTTATGGTGATGTATGATTAA
- a CDS encoding uberolysin/carnocyclin family circular bacteriocin produces MIELTMELMNSMNIGRSTATHVIDLAVAGASAWAIVASIAAGGGIIAIGAVAVRTLIKSKLKKLGYTALVAW; encoded by the coding sequence ATGATTGAATTAACTATGGAGTTAATGAATTCAATGAATATTGGTCGCAGTACAGCAACGCATGTTATTGATTTAGCAGTAGCGGGTGCATCTGCATGGGCTATTGTAGCATCTATTGCAGCTGGCGGAGGTATTATCGCAATTGGAGCAGTTGCAGTTCGTACTTTGATTAAGTCTAAATTGAAAAAACTAGGTTATACTGCATTAGTTGCATGGTAG
- a CDS encoding helix-turn-helix domain-containing protein, with amino-acid sequence MKIGKVIKTIRTSKKIKTSNTYSNILSRPAISKFEKGLSDTTSTKLFQILNNLNVSLDEFYLIYNNYNLDDEHTFLSKYSQYFYQNDIENLKKLKISLKEKYKVNNQIKLFHYSVLTDLTISYILNEKPNSKSLDILQSYLLNCEDWTYYEIVLFTNSLDLFSEEQILLLYKRTKSKLEHFKMLRKYNNEIFSLLSNILVIFIKKNNINKSCFFYEELKNNMSETINTMYEKTMMIFFKELVTIMSSKNYNNKNIEKIISLFVYLDMPLKEFQCTSLFEVVKSNNQIT; translated from the coding sequence ATGAAAATAGGAAAAGTAATAAAAACTATTAGAACGTCAAAAAAAATAAAAACATCAAATACATATAGCAACATTTTAAGTCGTCCTGCAATTTCAAAATTTGAAAAGGGGCTCAGTGATACTACTTCTACAAAACTATTTCAAATACTAAATAATTTAAACGTTTCTTTAGATGAATTCTACCTTATTTATAACAATTACAACTTAGATGATGAACACACTTTCCTTAGTAAATATTCCCAATATTTTTATCAAAATGATATTGAAAATTTAAAAAAGTTGAAAATTAGTCTTAAAGAAAAATATAAAGTTAATAATCAAATAAAACTCTTTCATTATTCAGTGCTAACTGATTTAACAATTAGTTATATCTTAAATGAAAAACCCAATTCAAAAAGTCTAGATATTCTACAATCTTACCTTCTTAATTGTGAAGACTGGACCTATTATGAAATAGTTTTATTTACCAATTCATTAGATTTATTTTCCGAAGAACAAATATTGTTACTATATAAAAGAACTAAAAGTAAACTAGAACACTTTAAAATGTTAAGAAAGTATAATAATGAAATTTTTTCGTTGTTATCAAATATTTTAGTTATTTTTATTAAAAAAAATAATATTAACAAATCTTGCTTTTTCTATGAGGAACTTAAAAATAATATGTCTGAAACTATTAATACAATGTATGAAAAAACAATGATGATTTTTTTTAAAGAATTAGTAACTATAATGAGTTCAAAGAATTATAATAATAAAAATATAGAAAAAATTATTTCTTTATTTGTCTATTTAGATATGCCATTAAAAGAATTCCAATGTACTTCATTATTTGAAGTAGTAAAGAGCAATAATCAGATTACATAG
- a CDS encoding DinB family protein codes for MTTIQVELLDRVQERFEETLDKMTVEEANKMPHPLLKSVTWLFWHTAREIDMQISDLKGEEAMYTSNGWNKRFDLPLPDDTPEYKHTSEEAEQVTVSDKNLLSDYLDVSIKLAKDYLDNLNEDTLDKIVDENWSPPVTHQARLISIIDDAVMHSGQAVYTRRLVINE; via the coding sequence ATGACAACTATACAAGTAGAACTATTAGATCGTGTTCAAGAACGTTTTGAAGAAACTTTGGACAAAATGACGGTAGAAGAGGCCAATAAAATGCCACATCCTTTACTTAAATCAGTAACTTGGCTCTTTTGGCATACTGCTCGTGAAATTGATATGCAGATTTCTGATCTAAAAGGCGAAGAAGCCATGTATACAAGTAATGGGTGGAATAAACGTTTTGATTTGCCACTCCCAGATGATACGCCCGAATACAAACATACATCAGAGGAAGCTGAACAAGTCACCGTTTCTGACAAAAATCTCTTAAGTGATTATTTAGATGTCAGTATCAAATTAGCAAAGGATTATCTAGATAATTTAAATGAAGATACTTTAGATAAAATTGTTGATGAAAATTGGTCCCCACCAGTAACTCATCAAGCTCGACTTATTTCTATTATTGACGATGCCGTTATGCATTCAGGACAAGCCGTTTATACACGTCGTTTGGTGATTAATGAATAA
- a CDS encoding ABC transporter permease, with protein sequence MLNLVVNEWNKVFFRKNNYVTLIIILGTSALLSLMPLLFNDEAAFEDISYGKDWQDQAANQITTLEEENTKLLTSESEVSFVDEITASEKQGEIERLNYHLKEDIKPPATNNLYDSLVGTSSLNLLIGIFVTIIASAMVSKEFSMGTIKLLLIRSYSRSKILTSKYIATLLITVTYYMSLYIGTIVVALFTSEINSTTEYVYLSSDWTYMHSNFWLYFLGILASNLIYFIIIATIAFSLSTISRNTSLSLGATLGILFLGPLLTLYLFSKTELTKYLLMANWNLTNYLPGNNPSMEGMTLPFSMIINSLYLILLLFVAYYSFNKKDILA encoded by the coding sequence ATGTTAAATCTAGTGGTTAATGAATGGAATAAAGTCTTTTTTAGAAAAAATAACTATGTAACATTGATCATTATTTTAGGAACATCGGCCTTATTAAGCCTAATGCCATTATTGTTTAATGATGAAGCCGCATTTGAAGATATTTCGTATGGTAAGGACTGGCAAGATCAAGCAGCGAATCAAATTACTACCTTAGAGGAAGAAAATACAAAACTATTAACTAGTGAATCAGAGGTATCATTTGTCGATGAAATTACGGCTAGCGAAAAGCAAGGTGAAATAGAACGATTAAACTATCACCTAAAAGAAGATATTAAGCCCCCGGCTACAAACAATCTCTATGATTCTCTAGTAGGTACGTCTAGTTTGAATTTGTTGATAGGTATTTTCGTTACGATTATAGCAAGCGCTATGGTTTCGAAAGAATTTTCGATGGGAACGATAAAACTATTGCTGATACGGTCGTACTCTCGCTCAAAAATATTGACCTCTAAGTATATTGCTACACTACTAATAACCGTGACTTACTATATGAGTTTATACATAGGAACAATTGTAGTTGCACTGTTTACTTCGGAAATCAACTCGACTACTGAATATGTCTATCTATCATCAGATTGGACTTATATGCATTCTAATTTTTGGTTGTATTTTTTAGGAATACTAGCAAGTAATTTAATTTATTTCATTATCATTGCGACTATTGCTTTTTCTCTTTCGACGATTAGTAGAAATACATCATTATCTTTAGGTGCTACATTAGGAATATTATTTTTAGGACCACTATTAACGCTCTATTTATTCTCTAAAACAGAGCTAACCAAATATTTATTAATGGCTAATTGGAATTTGACAAACTACTTACCAGGTAACAATCCTTCTATGGAAGGTATGACGCTTCCTTTTTCGATGATAATAAATAGTCTTTACCTTATTTTACTATTATTTGTAGCATATTATTCCTTTAATAAAAAAGATATATTGGCTTAG
- a CDS encoding ATP-binding cassette domain-containing protein, whose translation MDKTIKVESLSFAYSQEEKILDNISLEIKEKDIVGLIGKNGSGKTTLLECLYGSLIFDGKISSSFEKKLFLPTDLELFGNLTSKEMIDLLLKLHKKNFKDTENEIDLLVNSLGLENKMSILINQLSFGMKNKIKIMLALLLKPDLLLLDEPMVGLDLQSQIHLKKILKEIAQKNNIGIVISSHDMNLIEDICTEVIELNAGKLRYSPV comes from the coding sequence ATGGATAAAACAATTAAAGTAGAAAGCTTATCTTTTGCTTACTCACAAGAAGAAAAGATCTTGGATAATATTTCCTTAGAAATTAAAGAAAAAGATATAGTAGGACTAATTGGGAAAAATGGTTCTGGAAAAACTACTTTACTAGAATGTCTGTACGGTTCTTTAATTTTTGATGGAAAAATTTCCAGTTCATTTGAAAAAAAGCTATTTCTACCAACTGATTTAGAATTGTTTGGGAATTTGACTTCAAAAGAGATGATAGATTTACTATTAAAGTTACATAAAAAAAATTTTAAGGATACAGAAAATGAAATTGATCTTTTAGTTAATTCTCTTGGTTTAGAGAATAAAATGTCTATCTTAATAAATCAACTCTCCTTTGGAATGAAAAATAAAATAAAAATTATGCTAGCATTATTGCTCAAACCAGATCTGCTATTACTAGATGAACCAATGGTTGGTTTAGATTTACAATCACAGATTCATCTGAAAAAAATACTTAAAGAGATAGCACAAAAAAATAACATAGGGATAGTAATTTCTTCTCATGATATGAACCTAATAGAGGATATTTGTACTGAAGTTATAGAACTAAATGCAGGAAAATTAAGATATTCCCCAGTCTAA
- a CDS encoding DUF6448 family protein: protein MKKNFKKLLGVTAVSAGLFLANPLTAEAHCDTEQGPVYDALQTSLEERNFDYIAHWVPEAEEAELETYFERTMSVKNKTKDAEINDLADDYLFENFVRIHRSSEGAPYTGISHEPVDPGVAAADESIEQESLAPLEEAGFVTEDNREHVEEVFTDLLETKNFETGDTEAGRAYVENYVTFTHLFEEDHDEAHEEEGHKEEQDTHTEEVNAESEETEGNWFTQLFSGLF from the coding sequence ATGAAAAAGAATTTTAAAAAGTTACTCGGAGTTACAGCAGTTAGCGCAGGTTTGTTTTTAGCCAATCCACTGACTGCAGAAGCACACTGTGATACGGAACAAGGACCAGTCTATGACGCCCTCCAAACGTCTTTAGAGGAAAGAAACTTTGACTATATCGCACACTGGGTGCCAGAAGCGGAAGAAGCAGAATTAGAAACGTACTTTGAGCGTACAATGTCCGTGAAAAATAAAACAAAAGATGCAGAAATTAACGACTTAGCTGATGATTACCTCTTTGAAAACTTTGTCCGTATCCACCGTTCTAGCGAAGGCGCTCCTTACACAGGAATCAGTCATGAGCCGGTTGATCCTGGAGTGGCAGCTGCTGATGAGAGTATCGAACAAGAAAGCTTAGCCCCATTAGAAGAAGCAGGCTTTGTGACCGAAGACAACCGCGAGCACGTCGAAGAAGTATTTACTGATCTACTTGAAACCAAAAATTTTGAAACTGGTGACACAGAGGCAGGCCGTGCTTATGTTGAAAACTATGTCACGTTCACCCACTTATTCGAAGAAGATCATGATGAAGCACATGAAGAAGAAGGACATAAAGAAGAACAGGACACACATACTGAAGAAGTAAACGCAGAGTCAGAAGAAACAGAAGGCAACTGGTTTACACAACTTTTTAGCGGCTTGTTTTAA
- a CDS encoding MepB family protein, protein MNHFQEALRYINQTIYEPKQLTVESIQEEKQNAEYGAGVFRLSSKTIRFRVSKITPTKIGQFVAFWEKNSNNKNRPFLSEEAPELLVVTTFKNNTEFGQFVFPKEILVEKNILRSPSTTGKMAIRVYPSWDTPISKQALNTQKWQLPYFVDMSTHNQESIDKIIDLYSL, encoded by the coding sequence GTGAATCATTTTCAAGAAGCTTTGCGATATATAAACCAAACAATTTATGAACCGAAACAATTAACAGTAGAATCTATTCAAGAAGAAAAACAAAATGCTGAATATGGTGCAGGTGTATTTCGATTATCTTCTAAAACGATTCGATTTAGGGTCTCAAAAATTACACCAACAAAAATAGGGCAATTTGTTGCTTTCTGGGAAAAAAATAGCAACAATAAAAACCGTCCTTTTTTATCTGAAGAAGCACCAGAATTATTAGTTGTAACAACTTTTAAAAATAATACCGAATTTGGTCAATTTGTTTTTCCAAAAGAAATTCTTGTTGAAAAAAATATACTTCGTTCTCCCTCTACTACAGGAAAAATGGCTATAAGAGTCTATCCTAGTTGGGATACACCAATTAGCAAACAAGCACTGAACACTCAAAAATGGCAATTACCTTATTTTGTTGATATGAGTACTCATAATCAAGAGTCTATAGATAAAATAATTGATCTATACTCTCTGTAA
- a CDS encoding stage II sporulation protein M, producing the protein MKRLLKGTVVLFIVFFCIGIFTRFFIIDYNVFQYGEFEEIKFLDYFTNNIKVACSLMLGFFSLGITTFIIFSINAIFFGVGIAAQISESGIIDSLFYIFPHGLFEIPALIISACIGFYPIYFILQIIKKESSLMIVKEELIKMVFLILVVILLVTIAAMLEATMTPYLIKMVIGG; encoded by the coding sequence ATGAAAAGGTTGCTGAAAGGAACTGTAGTATTATTTATAGTGTTTTTCTGTATAGGTATATTTACTCGATTTTTTATTATCGATTATAATGTATTTCAATACGGGGAATTTGAAGAAATAAAGTTTCTAGATTATTTTACTAATAATATAAAAGTGGCATGTAGTCTAATGCTTGGATTTTTTTCTTTAGGTATTACAACATTTATAATTTTTTCGATAAATGCAATCTTTTTTGGAGTAGGAATTGCTGCTCAAATTAGTGAATCTGGAATAATAGATTCATTGTTTTATATTTTTCCACACGGTCTTTTTGAAATACCTGCACTAATAATCAGTGCGTGTATTGGTTTTTATCCAATATATTTTATCTTACAGATTATTAAAAAGGAATCTTCATTAATGATAGTTAAGGAAGAATTAATAAAAATGGTTTTTTTAATATTAGTTGTTATATTGTTAGTTACTATAGCAGCTATGTTGGAAGCAACAATGACTCCATACTTAATAAAAATGGTTATAGGGGGTTAG
- a CDS encoding helix-turn-helix transcriptional regulator: MKNRVKEFRTIRNMTQQQLADLVFVSSRTIISLEKENYNPSLMLAYKIALVFGTTVEELYCLEENVENEK; encoded by the coding sequence TTGAAAAATAGAGTAAAAGAGTTTAGGACTATACGCAATATGACTCAACAACAATTAGCTGATTTAGTATTTGTTTCTTCAAGAACCATTATTTCTTTAGAGAAAGAAAATTATAATCCTTCTCTTATGCTCGCTTATAAAATAGCTCTTGTTTTTGGAACAACAGTCGAAGAATTATATTGTTTGGAGGAGAATGTAGAAAATGAAAAATAA
- a CDS encoding helix-turn-helix domain-containing protein — translation MSLGQSLREARAAKDLTQEDIAKVLYVTRQTVSRWEQNKTLPNIFVLQELSSLYGLSIDELISETKKSIQKKEEEISMKKFNWFALAGVLLFNLLLFSVVALTIILLVFSLWLITGTFIVSPLLLLGANVTGIQNFSIFQSFASIFLCLAGLVLYPLAKKTTQTLVDSLTKYVKYNKKMVYSE, via the coding sequence ATGTCACTAGGTCAGTCGCTAAGAGAAGCACGAGCAGCAAAGGATCTCACTCAAGAAGATATCGCTAAAGTATTATACGTTACTCGACAAACTGTTTCGAGGTGGGAACAAAATAAAACACTTCCTAATATTTTTGTTTTACAAGAATTAAGTAGCCTCTATGGACTGTCGATTGACGAACTGATTTCTGAAACAAAAAAATCTATCCAAAAGAAAGAGGAGGAAATATCTATGAAAAAATTCAATTGGTTTGCGTTAGCTGGGGTACTCTTGTTCAATTTACTGTTATTTTCAGTAGTAGCTTTAACAATTATCTTACTCGTTTTTTCCCTTTGGTTAATTACAGGAACTTTTATTGTATCGCCACTTTTACTTCTAGGAGCTAATGTAACCGGGATACAAAACTTTTCAATATTCCAATCATTTGCAAGTATCTTTTTATGTCTCGCTGGACTCGTTCTTTATCCACTGGCTAAAAAGACTACTCAAACCTTAGTTGATTCTCTTACAAAATACGTAAAATACAACAAAAAAATGGTTTATAGCGAGTAG
- a CDS encoding pyridoxamine 5'-phosphate oxidase family protein, whose translation MLSKTFFEVVKHEGVVSVTSWGSSETPHVRCTWNSYLRITNDERILAPIAGFTSVQADMIKNDKVILTLGSREVEGFNSYQGTGFLIEGRARFLDTGEEFDQMKEDYPFMNKLLEVTVESQKQLL comes from the coding sequence ATGTTAAGTAAAACTTTTTTTGAAGTTGTCAAACACGAAGGTGTGGTTTCTGTTACGTCATGGGGAAGCAGTGAGACCCCACATGTTCGTTGTACTTGGAACTCATATTTACGTATAACTAACGATGAACGCATTTTAGCTCCAATCGCTGGATTTACCAGCGTTCAAGCAGATATGATAAAAAACGACAAAGTTATCTTAACTCTAGGTAGTCGAGAAGTTGAAGGTTTCAATAGTTATCAAGGAACAGGATTCTTAATTGAAGGACGGGCACGTTTCCTCGATACTGGCGAAGAATTTGACCAAATGAAAGAGGACTATCCCTTTATGAATAAATTACTTGAAGTTACCGTAGAATCTCAAAAACAATTGCTTTAA
- a CDS encoding helix-turn-helix domain-containing protein, which produces MSLGHSLKKARAATNLTQEDIAKKLYVTRQTVSRWEQNKTLPNIFVLQELSNLYGLSIDELISETKKAVQKKEEEVSMKKFNWFALVGVLLFNLILFSAVALTAILLVFSLWLITVTFIISPILLLGANVTGVQSFSILQSFASIILCLTGIVLYPLAKKITQTLVDFFTKYVKYNKKMVYSE; this is translated from the coding sequence ATGTCATTAGGTCATTCGCTAAAAAAAGCAAGAGCAGCAACGAATCTCACTCAGGAAGATATTGCCAAAAAATTATATGTTACTCGACAAACCGTTTCGAGGTGGGAACAAAATAAAACACTGCCCAATATTTTTGTTTTACAAGAATTAAGTAACCTCTATGGACTATCGATTGACGAATTGATTTCTGAAACAAAAAAAGCTGTACAAAAGAAAGAGGAGGAAGTGTCTATGAAAAAATTCAATTGGTTTGCGTTAGTTGGTGTACTATTGTTCAATTTAATTTTATTTTCAGCAGTAGCTCTAACAGCTATCTTACTCGTTTTTTCACTTTGGTTAATTACAGTAACCTTTATCATATCACCAATATTACTTCTAGGCGCTAATGTAACGGGTGTGCAAAGTTTTTCAATTCTCCAATCTTTCGCAAGTATCATTTTATGTCTCACTGGAATAGTTCTTTACCCGTTAGCTAAAAAGATTACTCAAACCTTAGTTGATTTTTTTACAAAATATGTAAAATATAACAAAAAAATGGTTTATAGTGAGTAG